The genomic DNA GCTGTAGATATCTACTTAAAATGTGCCGTTCTTTGTGCGAAATCGGTGGCTTGGCATGGTGGCAAGTTTCGTTTGATCACGAACAACAAGGAGCACATCGAAGACCGCATTGCGGAACTCGGTTTAAAGCGAATCGAAGTCATCGAGAGAGGGTTCGTGCTTGATGTGCCTAGTGGTATTCGGTTCAGAAGTGCACACTATAAGCTGGAGCTACTTGAGGCATTTGGCGCCGGGTCCTATGGGAACTTCTTGGGCCTGATCGACGTCGACACGGTTATGTTGGCGCCCTTCCCAAAGCTTACAGTTCAGCCAGACAGCTTGTATCTGTACGATATTTCCGAACAGGTTTTTTTCGAGCATGGCATGGATCGGGTCTGGCGCGATCTCGAGCAGGTGGCTGAAAGGTCTGTTTCCAGGCCGCGCTGGATAGGTGGTGAATTCATACTAGGGTGTCCAAGGGGCTTCCGCAGACTTGCGGAGGCCACCAGGCAACTTTGGCCACGGTACCTCCAAGTGTTTGGGCAGCTACACCATGCGAGCGACGAGATGTTGATCTCCGCAGCAGTCGCCTACAACCCTGATATCGCATTAAACGAGATGGGAGCGCTGGGCGTCATCGCAAGGTGGTGGACCTCTCGCACAGGCTACCCCCAGAGAACATTTGCAGAGGCACGCCGAAGTAGCTTCCTGCATTTGCCTTCGGACAAGATATTTCTCTCACGTTGGGCGGATCGGACCTTCGATCCTGACTCGTTCACTGCGGACTACCGGAAATACGCGCGGAGCAAATTATCACGCCGCAAACTTTACAGCATGGTCGCGCAGATTGGCTTAGGGGAAAGCAAGTTTGTCGGCCGACTTGATTAGAGACATCAGAGTGGTCTGCGGTCGCGTGGAGTCGGAACAGGTTGGTTCCATGGCGTTGGTCGCGATTGTGGCCGGGAGGCGTCGCCCCAGTCCCGACTGCCGACGCCATGGCGCTGGCCGTAATCACCCAACCACTGGATTCCTATCAGCCGACGGAAGCTTGCGTCCTGTCGCGCCAGAGCCGTGGTGTCGCGGGTCAACGTCCCAATTCGCTCATCGAGCCCGTGCCAGTCTCTCGCCAGACCTTCGATTAGGCGGATCATGTGTCGCGAAGCTACGTCCCTGCATTGGGTCGGAAGGACCGACATCGCCTCACCCAAACCGTAAATGAGTCTGAGTCCCACGTTACCTGCATGTGCCTGAGGCGCTCCAGGACTGGCAAGAACGGCGTCAAGGATTCCAAATAACGTACTTGAAATCGTAAATGCCTCTTAGGCGTCGCTGCCAGGCCGCCTAAGAGGTTTGGCAATACGGGCCGATGCGCAACCCCAATGGGTACTCAGGCAGGCGATCAGCAGCACATAAGGGTGAGAAGAGGTTCCACTGGCTCAGGTTCCAGCGTACGCTGCTCCCTGGCTAGGGAGTGGCTGAGAGGAGGCAACCCATGTCACGTACTATCCCACCCCCCGAAGTTCCGAGCCGCGGAAGACGCCACTTCCTGGGAGCTACAGCGGCTGTAAGCGCAAGGATTGCCGCGTTGAGCATCATGGCCTCGACTGTCTTCCAATCCTCCGCGCAAGCCAAAAACGACAATGGCTTGCACCTGGGGCAGCATAAGGGCGAAGGTAGGCCCCGCGGGCACGGTCACGGTCCCCAATGCTTCCTTCGGGGCACCGCCATCCTGACGCCGACCGGTGAGGTGCCTATCGAGGCGCTGCAGATCGGCGATCTGGTGGTGACGGCGGGCGGCACTGTGCAGCCGATCAAGTGGATCGGCCGGCAGATCTATAGAAAGAGCGGCGCGGCTTGGCCGAGAAGCGTAGTGCCGATCCGTATCGCCCGGGCGGCCCTTGGGGCACGGACCCCGCATGCTGATCTGTATCTGTCGCCCGGGCATGCACTGCTGCTTGATGGCCTTCTGATCCCCGCCCAGGCCTTGGTGAATGGCACCTCGATTGCACCGGCTCTTCCAGACGGTCGAGCGGAGATCGAGTACTTCAATCTGCTGTTCGATACGCACGTGGCGATCCTGGCCGAGGGCGCTGCGGCCGAGACATTCCTGCCTGACGGCCGCAACCACGAAGGCTTCAGCAACTTCCTCGAGTACGAGCGGCTCTACCCGGGCCAGCCCCCGCCGCGGCAAACCCCGTGTGCGCCGGCGGTCGCTCGGGGCGGGCGCGCACATCTGCAGGCGCTGGTGCTGCTGGGGCTGTCACGAATCCTTCCGGAGCAAGATCCAATGGGGGACGTGTACGAGCACACTTACCAGCACCTGGCTAGACGGGCTCAGGAACTCGCCGGCTAGAGTATCGGACGTGGAAAATGGGAACCGGTTTTGCGTGAAAGATGCTCAGAACCAAAATGTTACAGCATCGGACGTGAGTTCGAATTTACGTCCGATGCTGTAGACGGCTCCTCGGCCGTTCGGGCATCAAAGACCCTGCTCCTCAGGCGGAGCCTCTTTGCCGACATGAATACTCGTGAATGCGTCGCTACGATCCATCTCAGAAGAGCTTCCGGAGGAGGCGGTATAGATGGGACTTGAAGAGCGCTTGGGCGGCCTCAATCAGCTGCATCCTGCGTTCGAAGGTGGGCCAGCCCATACCCTTGGGCCCGTCGGTGGAGCTCCGATGCCGTCATTGGATCCAAGTTGTCCCTGGTGCTTGAACGCCTGACTGATGGCTCGGTCACAGGGGTTTTCGCGCCGAGAGCGGTAGGCGAGGCGATGAGCCTTGCGCGAGCCGAAGATGCCGCTTCGGCTGAGCTTCGAGACGAGATCCGCGCGTTTCGGGCAGATCCGCCATCGGAGCCGGACTTCGAAGAGCTCGGGCGTGGCGATCAGATCCATGGGATCCACATGATGGGTTGCCTCGCTGTTCCAGTGGCTCGTGGAGGTGTAGCGCACAGGCGGATCCAGGTGGCGTCTCATCGTCGAGACAGACATCCCTGAGGTGGCTCACGGCTTCGTCGGTGAGCCAGTATACCTCGGAAGGGGAGGCGTTACGCCCTTAGGTATAACGCGGCAGCTTGCCCTCGCCAACAACCAAGACAGGTATTTTACTACTAAGTCCTATAGCAGGAGGCATGAGTAGCATTGGCTGCTTGCTTTAGGTTTTATATGGTTCAGCTCAATCGCATGCCGGGGGCGTATCGTTGCAAAGGCGCGGAAAATACGGCCAGACATTGAACGCAGCCACTTCTGGTGCAGCGTCGCATGTGACTCCTCGAATGACGCAGCAACCCCCGCTGGTAGTCATTCGTCCGAGTTACGGCTGGCGTTCGCTGGATATGCGCGAGATATGGCAGTATCGCGAACTGTTGTACTTCCTAATTTGGCGCGATGTGAAGGTCCGTTACAAGCAGACTGCGTTAGGCGCATCCTGGGCGATAATCCAGCCCTTCTTCGCGATGGTTATCTTCAGCGTCTTCTTCGGGCATCTGGCCGGTATGCCTTCGGACCGGCTGCCATACCCAATTTTCAGCTTTGCGGCTCTTGTACCCTGGGCTTTCTTCGCCAATGGACTTGCACAATCAGCAGGTAGCCTTGTAGCCAACCAAAACCTAATCAAGAAGGTGTATTTCCCGCGCATTGCGATACCGGTCGCTACCGTCGTCGCGGGTATTGTGGACTTCCTTCTGGCTTTTGCCGTGCTGATCAGCATGATGCTGTTTTATGGCATATTACCAACTTACAATATAATCTGGCTGCCGTTGCTGTTGCTACTCGCGCTGGTGACTGCGCTTGGAATTGGTCTGTGGTTCGCGGCTTTGAATGTGCGCTACCGCGACGTGCAGTATGTCGTGCCATTTCTGGTGCAAATTTGGCTGTTTGCTACCCCTATTGTCTATCCGAGCAGCATGCTTGGAGAGCCCTGGCGAACGCTCTACGCGCTTAATCCGATGGCAGGCGTAGTGGAAGGATTTCGTTGGGCGCTACTGAGCGGCGCGGCTACCGGAGGAGCGCCCGCGGTTGCAGCACCCAGTGCAATGATTTTTGTATCGTCTCTCGCCTCAGTTGTAATCCTGATCAGCGGGGCATTCTACTTCCGCCGGTTCGAGAAAAGCTTCGCAGACGAGGTGTGATGAAGACCGGCCATGCAATCATCGCTAAGGGTGTCGGCAAGGAGTTCGCCATCGGCGCGGCCAGAAGCCGACATAATACACTTCGCGACACAATAGCCGACACTGCGGGGCGGCTTCTGCGTCCCTTTCGGCAGTGCAAGACTCCATCGAACGCCGGGTCATTCTGGGCGTTACGCGACGTAAATTTTGAGTTACGGCAGGGCGAAGTGCTGGGTGTCATCGGCCGAAACGGCGCTGGCAAGAGCACCTTACTGAAAATTTTGTCTCGGATTACCGAGCCGACGACCGGTGAAATAGCCGTACGAGGTCGGGTAGGGTCGCTTCTTGAGGTAGGCACAGGATTTCACTCTGAATTGAGCGGCAGAGAGAATATTTTTCTCAATGGTGCAATTTTAGGTATGGGCCGAGCCGAGATTGCCCGCAAGTTCGATGAAATCGTTGCCTTCGCTGCGATCGAGCGTTTCCTCGATACACCTGTCAAGCATTACTCAAGCGGCATGTACTTGCGACTCGGATTTGCGGTGGCTGCGCATTTAGAACCCGACATCCTAGTCGTCGATGAGGTGCTTGCAGTCGGTGATGCGGACTTTCAGAAAAAATGTTTAGGAAAGATAGGGGAGGTGGCTAGCGAGGGCCGCACGGTAGTCTTTGTGAGTCACAACCTTGATATGGTGCAGCGACTGTGTAGCCGCTGTCTATTGCTAGCGCGAGGCGGAATTGCGGCGGACGGTTCCGTGAGCGAAGTGGTGTCTGAATATCTGACCTCCGGTATCCAGAAGACGGCACCAGGGTCAATGATTTCCCTTCAGGAGATTGAGCGAACTGGTTCAGGAGAGGTGCGATTCCGAAGTGTCTCATTCTCGGGCGATCCTGTTAAAAAGGCAGAACCAGTTAGGGCAGGCGGCCCGCTCCGGGTGCGCATTGAAGTGGAAGCCAAATCACGGCAGGTGCTGGAGTCTCTCGCATTCTGCATCCACTCATACGAGGGGCAATTGCTGGTCTGTGCCGACACGAACGATCTAGGACGGACCGTACGTATCGCTCCTGGGAACAATGTTTTCGAATTCAGGTTCGCCGCTGTAAATCTAATGCCAGGTCGCTACCCAGTCAGCCTCTGGGCGGGTGACACCGTCGTGGCAGCCTACGATTTCATCGAGCCGGCCTTCGAACTCGAAGTCGTGTCTCCCCGGGCACAGGGCCTCAGTATCAGCACCTCATCATACGGTGTCGTCTATTGCGAGTTCTCCGTTATCGAAGAGATGGCAAGCCATTACCACGATAGTGACAGGCGGGCACTATGATATCGAACTCCAAGGATGGGAAAGGACCTCCCGCTTTGACGACTGCCTACCTCGATAACGCCATTCCTTCGATATTGCGGTTTGGGAGGTTGGTCCATAAGATCGGGCGCTGGTGCTTCGGCTCGCGGGGCCCTCATCCTCGACGGGTGCGCTTCGGCAATCTCAGACGAACCACACCGATCAGCCGCAATTGGGGACAAGACCGAGGCCGCGCGCTGGATCGCTATTACATTGAGAAATTTCTGGACGAGAATCGAGCGGACATTCGCGGTCGCGTGCTCGAGATTGGTGATGCTCACTATACCCGCAAATATGGTGGCACCCGTGTTGTTTCCAGCGATGTCCTTCATGTCAATGAAGGCAATCCACAGGCTACCATCATCGCTGATCTCACTTGCGCCGAACACATACCGGACAGTAGCTTCGATTGCATTATCCTGACGCAGACCTTGCAGTTGATCTTCGATGTGCCGGCTGCCCTGCGCACCATCCGCCGCATTCTCAAGCCTGGGGGTACTATACTTGCAACATTTCCAGGGATCACGCACACAGGAGACGCTGAATGGGGTAGCAGTTGGTGTTGGTCCTTCACGCGAAACTCGGCGCGCCGGCTCTTCCATCCGATTTTTGGTGAATCGAATGTCTGCCTCGATTCCTATGGCAATGTCCTTGCGGCAACAGCGTTCCTCTATGGACTTGCCGATAGGGAACTCGAGCCGGCGGAGCTGGAAGTGCACGATCCCGCCTATGATGTTATTATTGCTGTCAAGGCGGTTCGCCCGGCGGATCCGCTATGAGTGGGTTGCGACAGGCACTTGAGTGCACGAAACTGGAGCTTAAGCTGCGCTGGCAACGGCTGTGCAGCGGCTCGCGTACCCTCGTGTTAGGTTACCACCGCATCGCCGACCTGTCTCCGGACCCGTTCGGACTCGCAGTATCGCCGCGCAATTTTGCTGAGCATCTTGAAGTCCTAAGCGCATATAACCGCCCCATCTTGTTTCGGGATATAGGCACTCTGCACGGCTCGCTGCGGCGCTCTGCTGAGTCTGTGTGTGTCACATTCGATGATGGTTATGCCGACAACCTGCATACTGCTCGACCTCTGCTTGAAAAGTACGACATACCCGCAACGTTCTTCGTGACTGCGGGACAGATCGGAAGTAATCGTGAGTTTTGGTGGGACGAGATTGACCGGATACTAGAACGACCCGGAGCGACGTTGGATGACGTACGCGACCTGCATCGAACGCTCTATGAGATCCCTGCGCCGCAACGTCAGATGCTCCTCCATGAAGCACTGTCTCGCGAGCCGCAGCCGTCTGGGATGCGCGCGAAGCATGCCGTGATGACGCATGACGAACTTTTGCGCCTCGCTGACGGAGGGCTTATCGAAATCGGCGCTCACAGCATGACTCATCCACGGCTGCCGCGGCTGCCAGAACCTGCGCAACGGGAGGAAATTGGAACGAGTAAGCGAATTCTAGAGAGTATCCTGGGACATGCGGTTGTGAGTTTCGCGTACCCGTTTGGCGCTTGGACACCACGAACGGCTGCTCTGGTTGAGCAGGCTGGCCTCCAAAGGGCTGCCACTGTCGATGAAGGGACCGTTGGCCCTCGCACAAACCCTTTGACAACGCCTCGCATGCTTGTCTCGAATTGCACTGGAGACGATCTGGCACGGCTGCTGCGGATATGGTTCGCCCGCCCGCCCGCCGGAGGCGGATCTGCTTGCTGACTGGGAGGGGATCAGCTCGATGCGCGTCACGGTCGCGATCTGCACCTGGAATCGATGCCAGCGCCTTCGCCGGACGCTGCAATCGATAACGATGCTTGATCTGCCGCCCGGTCTCTGGTGGGAGCTGCTTGTAATAGATAACGCATCGAACGACGCGACGAGCGAGGTCGTCTCATCGTTTAGTGGACGACTTCCGGTTCGGTGCATCCCCGAGCCGGCCCCCGGACTCTCGCACGCCCGGAATCGTGCAGTCCGAGAGGCGGTTGGCGAATATATCGTGTTCACGGACGACGATGTCCTAGTCGACAAAGATTGGCTCGCCTCCTATTGCCGTGCATTCGCCCGCTGGCCGGGTGCCGATGTCTTCGGCGGGCCAATTGAGCCATTGTTCGAAGGAACCCCCCCAGAGTGGATCCACCGCATGCTGGGGCAGATTGGCCCGGTCTTTGGGCGTCAATATCTTGGCAACGTGATGGTACCACTGCGACCAGACATGGTAAGCGAGGGGCCGTACGGAGCGAATATGGCAATGAGCAAGGCGGCCCTGTTGAAGTTCCCGTTCGATCCGATGTTAGGCGTGAGGCATGAACAATATCGGATAGGTGAGGAAACGCAGGTCATCCGCCGGATGCTCCTCGCGGGGCTGGAAGGCTGGTGGAGTCCGGAACCAAAGTTGCAGCACGTCATTCCAGTCGAAAGCCAGAGCCTGTCTTTTGTGCGCCGCTGGATGGTGGGGGCTGGACGCACCCTAGGTCAGCCCACCTTCGATGGGAGCACTCAGCATATTGAAACGAACTTAAGGCTTAGGCTACGCATCCTGAAGTACGAATCGCTTTATCTTGCTCGGCGCTTCACATCAGATCCCGAAGTCTGGCTCCCTTATTTGGTTATTTCCAGCCAGGCTCAAGGGCGCCTGCTCGCCCGGCGGGGCTCAGCGGCCATTACCAATCATGGCTCCAGTAGAGGCGGGTCATGAGTGAGTCTGCACCGCAGCTGTCCGTCGTCATTCCCACACACAACCGCCTGCCTGAACTTCGGCGCTGTTTAGACGCATTAGCGCAACAAGATTTTCCCAACGATTGCATGGAGGTTGTCGTCGTCGCCGATGGCTGCACGGATGGGACCGTGGAGGCACTCTCCCAGGCGACTTTCGCTTTTCCGCTGCGATTGATCACGCAGTCTCCAAGGGGAGCGGCGGCGGCCAGGAATCGAGGAGCGCGGGAGGCCTCGGGTACGATCCTGCTGTTTTTGGATGACGATGTTATTGCTACGGCAACTCTGATCTCGGAGCATAACAAGAGGCACGCCGACGGAGGAGAGCGAGTCGTCATCGGCCCCTATCTACCCAATCCTCCTACTAACTCTGATTACACGCGACAGCAGCTCTACCTCTTTTGGCGACAACTTTTCGACACGATGGCCGAGCCAAACCATAAGCCCAGCTATAGAGACGTTGTCAGCGGCAATCTCTCGATGTCGGCAGACACTTTCGAACGGATTGGTGGCTTCGACGAAGCGTTTCCCTCCTGCGGAATGGAGGATTACGAACTCGGGATTCGTCTACTGGAAAATGGTATCGAGCTTACGTATGCGCCAGACGCCGGTGCCGAACATCTTGATACGACAGACATGCGCCGTTCGTTGCAACGGAAATATCGCGAAGGAAGTGGTACGATAACACTTGTCAGCCGTCACCCTGCCGCGTTGCGAACAACGGCGTTGATCCACCGCGCCGGCTTGGGACAGCGATTGGCGTTTCGATGGCCGCGCGTGAGCAGGGCTATTCAAGGTGGCTCCCCCCTTTTGCTGGACCTAACGTCTGCACTAAGGTTAAGGCCAGTCTGGATCCGGCTTAACAGTTACATATCGGATTTGGCATTCTGGCAAGGTGTCCGTGACGAAGTCGGCGGGGAGGAGGCGTTTGTAGCTTTGGTCAAAACGCTCGAACAACAGGCTCAAAGTTACGCAGACCAGAGTGACTGTTAATCCTCAGCACTGTCCGTTGTCAGAAATTTTGAGACAGAGGGCGTCTGATCGGTTACGTCGCAAATATGGAAATAGCCGCGATACAAGGGCTCTTCGTCGTGAATCCAGTTCCGCTTGATCTCGCGATAGATGGTCGAACGATGCCGCTGCAGGCGGTCGGCGATCAAACTGATCGGGGTCGTGGCGGCGTGCATGCGGGCAATCTCACGCCGTTCAGCCAGGCTCACATGGATGTAGGGCAGGGCCATTCAGCCTCCGGGTGCAAATCCTTTGATTGTAACAGAATTCGCACTTCAGAATAGAATCCACCCGCCTACAACAGTGTCATTGCAAGGAAGAAATGGCACTCGGCGTGCAAATTAGAAATGACACCAGTGTATAGTGCGAGTCATTTAGCGCTGACCTGTCTCCTGAACCCAGAACAGCTGGTGAGGGTTGCAGTGCCGGGTTCAGGAAACCTCCAGCAAAATCTGAAAACGGAATGAGCTTTCTAGCAGGATACCATCCGATCCGAGATGGCCATGCCGCTCTTCAGCTGATCTTGAACATGTGACGCTCGCCCTGTCCCCGCCGACGCGGCGCCTTGGCCGAGCGCTGCTCGTCCCGCTCCTGCTGGATCTGCGCCATATAGCTGAGGACCTCACTCAGCCGCTTGTTCTCGACGATCGCGGCCTGGGTGACCCGCCGCAGCTTGTCATAGGTGCGGTAGGGCAGGTCGACCCCCTTGTGTCGGATCGCCAGCCGGCCGTCCGGATAGTCGATCACCGTGACGCGCTGGCGGGCGAGGGGACGCGTGATCTCATTCGGCTCGAGCAGAAACAGGATCTTGTCGTACTGGAGCGTCAGATTGTGCGTGACCGTGCGTTCCTCCTTCCAGGCGAAGACATCCTCCAGCACCATCTCCTGCGGCACCGGACGGTGAGCATCCGTGCGGCTGAACGGCTCCTTGGCGAAACGCCGGTTATGATCGGCCAGAAACCCCGGCAGGAAGGCGTTGGCGGCCTCGATCGTCGAGATGCCGGCAAGCCGCATCTCCTTGACCAAGCGATCCTGGAGCGTGCCGAACGAGCGCTCGATCCGGCCTTTGACGGCCGGCGTGTTGGCGCAGATGATGTCAATGTTGAGCTCATGCATGGCCCGTCCGAACTGGGTCATGCCGTCACCATCTTCCGCCTCTGTCTTGCTGACCCGGAAGATGGCGTGCTTGTCCGAGTAGAAGGCGATCGGGCGGCCATGGACTGCGACGTATTGGTGGGTCTCGCGCAGGTAATCGAAGGTGGATTCTGAGGGCACGACGGCAGCGTGCATGAGCCGACTGGTGGCATCATCGATATAAGCCAGAAGCGTGCATTGCGGGCCACGGGCCTCGAACCACCAGTGCTTGGAGCCATCAATCTGGATCAACTCGCCCATCCGCTCGCGGCGATTGCGCGGCTGATGAACGGAAGGAAGGCGCCGGCGGCGATCCAGCCACAGACCTTCCTCCATCATCCATTTGCGGACCGTCTCTCGGGACACGGGACAACCATGGGTCTCCCGCAGCTTCTCAGTGGCCAATGTCGGACCGAAATCCGGATAGCGCTCCTTGATGATCGTCACAACCAGGTCGCGGACCGATGCGGGAAGCCGATTGTTTCCAGGCTTGCCGCGGCGCTTGGACGCCAAGCTGACGGCTCCATGCTCCCGGAAGGCCTTCAGGAGCCGGAAGACCTGCCGACGTTTAAGCTGAAGCAGGGCGCACGCGTCCCGAACGGTGATCCGGCGGGCTTCTAAATCCATCAAGACATTGAGCCGGGAAAACTCCTTGTTGCTCATCGACACCACCGCCATCGGCCACGTCCTCCTGCAACCCCGAAAAGCAGGAGAGTGCCATTTGAACTTTGCAAGGGGGTGTCATCTCTATATTGCAGCTACAACACGAATTCGCATAACACTGATTTTGACAAGAAGTTGATACCCGGTGCTGGGCCCTGCCATTTGTTTTAATCAACGGCGGTCCTGGTTCCGATATCCCTTCCATAGACCTATACGGATGATGGCGGCTCTTCCAAGCGAGGTCAGTAAGAAGGAGCAAGGGAGGTCGGGGCCGCCTTCTCGCTGGCAAACCGCACTCCTGCGTTCGGATCAGTATCGCCGTCCGAACATCCAATCTCCCACCTCATCAAGGGCATCGAAGGCGCGATTGGTCAGGCGGCGTGGGCCAGCAAGCATTCCTTCTTCACGCTCCACGACATAGGGATGCGGACCAGGCGGTATCGCCTCACGATATTCGCCCGATGCGTCAGCCGACCCGTCGAAAGCCCAGTCCCGCCGTACAGCGGCGGGCGGCATGGTCGCGGGTGGCACCGGGCGCATATCGTTCCTGGCCGCGACGGGCCGGC from Microvirga sp. TS319 includes the following:
- a CDS encoding ISNCY family transposase, which gives rise to MAVVSMSNKEFSRLNVLMDLEARRITVRDACALLQLKRRQVFRLLKAFREHGAVSLASKRRGKPGNNRLPASVRDLVVTIIKERYPDFGPTLATEKLRETHGCPVSRETVRKWMMEEGLWLDRRRRLPSVHQPRNRRERMGELIQIDGSKHWWFEARGPQCTLLAYIDDATSRLMHAAVVPSESTFDYLRETHQYVAVHGRPIAFYSDKHAIFRVSKTEAEDGDGMTQFGRAMHELNIDIICANTPAVKGRIERSFGTLQDRLVKEMRLAGISTIEAANAFLPGFLADHNRRFAKEPFSRTDAHRPVPQEMVLEDVFAWKEERTVTHNLTLQYDKILFLLEPNEITRPLARQRVTVIDYPDGRLAIRHKGVDLPYRTYDKLRRVTQAAIVENKRLSEVLSYMAQIQQERDEQRSAKAPRRRGQGERHMFKIS
- a CDS encoding Hint domain-containing protein, translating into MASTVFQSSAQAKNDNGLHLGQHKGEGRPRGHGHGPQCFLRGTAILTPTGEVPIEALQIGDLVVTAGGTVQPIKWIGRQIYRKSGAAWPRSVVPIRIARAALGARTPHADLYLSPGHALLLDGLLIPAQALVNGTSIAPALPDGRAEIEYFNLLFDTHVAILAEGAAAETFLPDGRNHEGFSNFLEYERLYPGQPPPRQTPCAPAVARGGRAHLQALVLLGLSRILPEQDPMGDVYEHTYQHLARRAQELAG
- a CDS encoding helix-turn-helix domain-containing protein codes for the protein MALPYIHVSLAERREIARMHAATTPISLIADRLQRHRSTIYREIKRNWIHDEEPLYRGYFHICDVTDQTPSVSKFLTTDSAED
- a CDS encoding glycosyltransferase, giving the protein MRVTVAICTWNRCQRLRRTLQSITMLDLPPGLWWELLVIDNASNDATSEVVSSFSGRLPVRCIPEPAPGLSHARNRAVREAVGEYIVFTDDDVLVDKDWLASYCRAFARWPGADVFGGPIEPLFEGTPPEWIHRMLGQIGPVFGRQYLGNVMVPLRPDMVSEGPYGANMAMSKAALLKFPFDPMLGVRHEQYRIGEETQVIRRMLLAGLEGWWSPEPKLQHVIPVESQSLSFVRRWMVGAGRTLGQPTFDGSTQHIETNLRLRLRILKYESLYLARRFTSDPEVWLPYLVISSQAQGRLLARRGSAAITNHGSSRGGS
- a CDS encoding glycosyltransferase family 2 protein; this translates as MSESAPQLSVVIPTHNRLPELRRCLDALAQQDFPNDCMEVVVVADGCTDGTVEALSQATFAFPLRLITQSPRGAAAARNRGAREASGTILLFLDDDVIATATLISEHNKRHADGGERVVIGPYLPNPPTNSDYTRQQLYLFWRQLFDTMAEPNHKPSYRDVVSGNLSMSADTFERIGGFDEAFPSCGMEDYELGIRLLENGIELTYAPDAGAEHLDTTDMRRSLQRKYREGSGTITLVSRHPAALRTTALIHRAGLGQRLAFRWPRVSRAIQGGSPLLLDLTSALRLRPVWIRLNSYISDLAFWQGVRDEVGGEEAFVALVKTLEQQAQSYADQSDC
- a CDS encoding polysaccharide deacetylase family protein — its product is MSGLRQALECTKLELKLRWQRLCSGSRTLVLGYHRIADLSPDPFGLAVSPRNFAEHLEVLSAYNRPILFRDIGTLHGSLRRSAESVCVTFDDGYADNLHTARPLLEKYDIPATFFVTAGQIGSNREFWWDEIDRILERPGATLDDVRDLHRTLYEIPAPQRQMLLHEALSREPQPSGMRAKHAVMTHDELLRLADGGLIEIGAHSMTHPRLPRLPEPAQREEIGTSKRILESILGHAVVSFAYPFGAWTPRTAALVEQAGLQRAATVDEGTVGPRTNPLTTPRMLVSNCTGDDLARLLRIWFARPPAGGGSAC
- a CDS encoding ABC transporter ATP-binding protein — encoded protein: MKTGHAIIAKGVGKEFAIGAARSRHNTLRDTIADTAGRLLRPFRQCKTPSNAGSFWALRDVNFELRQGEVLGVIGRNGAGKSTLLKILSRITEPTTGEIAVRGRVGSLLEVGTGFHSELSGRENIFLNGAILGMGRAEIARKFDEIVAFAAIERFLDTPVKHYSSGMYLRLGFAVAAHLEPDILVVDEVLAVGDADFQKKCLGKIGEVASEGRTVVFVSHNLDMVQRLCSRCLLLARGGIAADGSVSEVVSEYLTSGIQKTAPGSMISLQEIERTGSGEVRFRSVSFSGDPVKKAEPVRAGGPLRVRIEVEAKSRQVLESLAFCIHSYEGQLLVCADTNDLGRTVRIAPGNNVFEFRFAAVNLMPGRYPVSLWAGDTVVAAYDFIEPAFELEVVSPRAQGLSISTSSYGVVYCEFSVIEEMASHYHDSDRRAL
- a CDS encoding ABC transporter permease, which gives rise to MTQQPPLVVIRPSYGWRSLDMREIWQYRELLYFLIWRDVKVRYKQTALGASWAIIQPFFAMVIFSVFFGHLAGMPSDRLPYPIFSFAALVPWAFFANGLAQSAGSLVANQNLIKKVYFPRIAIPVATVVAGIVDFLLAFAVLISMMLFYGILPTYNIIWLPLLLLLALVTALGIGLWFAALNVRYRDVQYVVPFLVQIWLFATPIVYPSSMLGEPWRTLYALNPMAGVVEGFRWALLSGAATGGAPAVAAPSAMIFVSSLASVVILISGAFYFRRFEKSFADEV
- a CDS encoding methyltransferase domain-containing protein, coding for MTTAYLDNAIPSILRFGRLVHKIGRWCFGSRGPHPRRVRFGNLRRTTPISRNWGQDRGRALDRYYIEKFLDENRADIRGRVLEIGDAHYTRKYGGTRVVSSDVLHVNEGNPQATIIADLTCAEHIPDSSFDCIILTQTLQLIFDVPAALRTIRRILKPGGTILATFPGITHTGDAEWGSSWCWSFTRNSARRLFHPIFGESNVCLDSYGNVLAATAFLYGLADRELEPAELEVHDPAYDVIIAVKAVRPADPL